A window from Polyangium spumosum encodes these proteins:
- a CDS encoding sigma-54 dependent transcriptional regulator encodes MASETTQGATKAPKAHVMVVDDEPALRRSLARVLLAEGFDVMTAEDGAAALTLLSTARAVDVVLLDVMMPGPSGMEVLARIKEQHPEVEVVMMTAFGDIDTAVAAVRQGAYNFLTKPFGPTETVALALMQAAEHKRLVDRTRLLEQRLVEHERFGELIGRSSRMQEVYRIALGAAPTTSTVLILGENGTGKELVARAIHQHSLRSDRPLRAINCGAIPETLVETELFGSVRGAFTGAQDRPGLFELADKGTVFLDEIGDLPLSAQAKLLRALAEGEIKRVGATEPKTVDVRVIAATNVDLKERIASGRFREDLYYRLAVIPVHLPPLRQRKEDIPLLAYHFLLKYARRSGRDIKRIGVEALRLLREQPWPGNVRQLENAIEHAVVMTRGDSILPSDLPFGRDEAYAEEDGAPSGHRAFFGDALSELPFTQAKEKAALAFERAYVERLLKRTGNNVSEAARQAGMDRSNFRRLMKKVRAAEDDGLAEDGEA; translated from the coding sequence GTGGCGAGCGAGACGACGCAGGGGGCGACCAAGGCGCCGAAGGCGCACGTGATGGTCGTCGACGACGAACCCGCGCTGCGACGCAGCCTGGCGCGTGTCCTGCTCGCCGAGGGCTTCGACGTGATGACGGCCGAGGACGGCGCCGCCGCGCTCACGCTGCTCTCGACGGCGCGCGCGGTCGACGTGGTCCTGCTCGACGTGATGATGCCGGGACCGAGCGGCATGGAGGTGCTCGCGCGGATCAAGGAGCAGCACCCCGAGGTCGAGGTCGTCATGATGACGGCGTTCGGCGACATCGACACGGCGGTCGCAGCCGTGCGGCAAGGCGCGTACAACTTCCTGACCAAGCCGTTCGGGCCGACGGAGACCGTGGCGCTCGCGCTGATGCAGGCCGCCGAGCACAAACGGCTCGTCGATCGGACGCGCCTGCTCGAGCAGCGCCTCGTGGAGCACGAGCGGTTCGGCGAGCTCATCGGCCGTTCGTCGCGGATGCAGGAGGTCTACCGGATCGCGCTCGGCGCGGCGCCGACCACGTCGACGGTGCTGATCCTCGGGGAGAACGGGACGGGCAAGGAGCTCGTGGCGCGCGCGATCCACCAGCACAGCCTGCGCAGCGACAGACCGCTCCGGGCCATCAACTGCGGCGCGATCCCGGAGACGCTCGTCGAGACCGAGCTCTTCGGCAGCGTGCGCGGCGCGTTCACCGGGGCGCAGGACAGGCCGGGGCTCTTCGAGCTCGCGGACAAGGGGACGGTGTTCCTCGACGAGATCGGCGATCTGCCGCTGAGCGCGCAGGCGAAGCTGCTCCGCGCGCTCGCCGAGGGCGAGATCAAGCGCGTGGGCGCGACGGAGCCGAAGACGGTCGACGTGCGCGTGATCGCCGCGACGAACGTGGACCTCAAGGAGCGCATCGCGTCGGGGCGCTTCCGGGAGGACCTTTATTATCGGCTCGCCGTGATCCCCGTGCATTTGCCGCCGCTCCGGCAGCGGAAAGAGGACATCCCGCTGCTCGCGTACCATTTCTTGCTCAAGTACGCGCGGCGGAGCGGACGCGACATCAAGCGGATCGGCGTCGAGGCGCTCCGGCTCCTGCGCGAGCAGCCCTGGCCGGGCAACGTGCGGCAGCTCGAGAACGCGATCGAGCACGCGGTCGTGATGACGCGCGGAGACTCGATCCTGCCCTCGGATCTGCCGTTCGGGCGGGACGAGGCGTACGCGGAGGAGGACGGGGCGCCCTCGGGGCATCGGGCCTTCTTTGGTGACGCGCTCTCGGAGCTGCCGTTCACGCAAGCGAAGGAGAAGGCGGCGCTCGCGTTCGAGCGGGCCTACGTGGAGCGGCTGCTCAAGCGAACGGGCAACAACGTGAGCGAGGCGGCGCGGCAGGCGGGGATGGATCGCTCGAATTTCCGGCGGCTCATGAAAAAGGTCCGCGCGGCGGAGGACGACGGCCTCGCCGAGGATGGCGAGGCGTAG
- a CDS encoding CcmD family protein, with protein sequence MSSEQAAQEAPGSAGQGTADDRSTSFRAVEGGNQMQSGEKLLVEAYAIIWIVILVFVASMFRRQRRLDRRIETLEAALQKARAKSGGE encoded by the coding sequence ATGTCGTCGGAACAAGCAGCACAAGAGGCGCCGGGATCGGCCGGGCAGGGGACGGCCGACGATCGCTCGACGAGCTTCCGCGCGGTCGAGGGCGGCAACCAGATGCAGAGCGGCGAGAAGCTGCTCGTCGAGGCGTACGCGATCATCTGGATCGTGATCCTCGTGTTCGTCGCGTCGATGTTCCGGCGGCAGCGCCGGCTGGATCGGCGCATCGAGACGCTCGAGGCGGCCCTGCAGAAGGCGCGCGCGAAGAGCGGGGGCGAGTGA
- a CDS encoding cytochrome c biogenesis protein, translated as MASSEALAAGTKVETSRSGGDAVFYTVLALTAAAFVISLQVIFFKAPVESTMGIVQKIFYFHVPIAYSMYVGAAACFVGSAGYLAKGTRGWDAFARAGAETAVAMGILVLVTGALWGAKAWGVYWTWDPRLTTALLSVLIYVAYVVLRAFAGDGDAERKFAAALGVLGAANLPIIHYSVQKWGGNHPKVITSGGGGIKHPDMKLALLLGFVTFTLLAVVLIWTRVRIELASARLGEAEEEALELGVGEE; from the coding sequence ATGGCGTCGAGCGAGGCACTGGCTGCCGGAACGAAGGTCGAGACGTCGCGCTCCGGCGGCGACGCCGTGTTTTACACGGTGCTCGCCCTGACCGCGGCCGCGTTCGTGATCAGCCTTCAGGTGATCTTCTTCAAGGCGCCCGTCGAATCGACGATGGGCATCGTGCAGAAGATTTTCTACTTCCACGTGCCCATCGCGTACTCGATGTACGTCGGGGCTGCCGCGTGTTTCGTGGGTTCGGCCGGTTACCTCGCGAAGGGCACGCGTGGGTGGGACGCGTTCGCACGTGCGGGCGCGGAGACGGCCGTGGCGATGGGGATCCTCGTGCTCGTGACGGGGGCGCTGTGGGGCGCGAAGGCGTGGGGCGTCTACTGGACGTGGGATCCGCGGCTCACGACGGCGCTGCTCTCGGTCTTGATCTACGTCGCGTACGTGGTCTTGCGGGCGTTCGCGGGCGACGGGGATGCGGAGCGGAAGTTCGCGGCGGCGCTCGGGGTGCTCGGCGCGGCGAACCTGCCGATCATCCACTACTCGGTGCAGAAGTGGGGCGGCAACCACCCGAAGGTGATCACCTCGGGCGGCGGCGGGATCAAGCACCCGGACATGAAGCTCGCGCTCCTGCTCGGGTTCGTCACGTTCACGTTGCTCGCGGTGGTGCTCATCTGGACCCGCGTGCGGATCGAGCTCGCGTCCGCGCGGCTCGGTGAGGCCGAGGAAGAGGCGCTCGAGCTCGGCGTAGGCGAGGAGTGA
- a CDS encoding TolC family protein → MAQRSIRRWLLGAALSLGVMALPASAEAADKVVYDLPQILGLAERNHPNVLAARARLAQVRAQLDEAHRAPFSQFRMSGGIGLAPTVLGNNVFSPNTDVSLTSSLGLAWRASIDGVVPLWTFGKITNLWEAAEANVKVNQANVEKERDAVRFDVRRAYFGLQLARDGALLLKDVRGAIDKAVSKMKEAVEEDDADPIELFKLQTYTAELDVREAEVARYTTVALAGLRFFTGIRDLDIPDAPLKPPKHKLGHVSRYLTAARLHRPELAMARAGVQARRAQVEVARAQLFPDIGLGLNAGYARAPEVANQINPFGADTANFFWYGAAVVFQWKLDFLPQSARIDFAKSQLEEMRATEKLALGGAGVEVETAYAEVVDWQKRVDAYSKAVSYARKWMITVQQGIDVGTREEKDVLDPAKAYATNRFNLMNATMELDLAMSKLAKATGWDAIAPDGL, encoded by the coding sequence ATGGCGCAGCGGTCGATCCGGCGATGGCTCCTCGGGGCCGCCCTCTCCCTGGGCGTCATGGCCCTGCCGGCGAGCGCGGAGGCCGCGGACAAGGTCGTCTACGATCTGCCGCAGATCCTGGGCCTCGCCGAGCGCAATCACCCGAACGTGCTCGCGGCCCGGGCGCGGCTCGCGCAGGTGCGGGCGCAGCTCGACGAGGCCCACCGCGCGCCGTTCAGCCAGTTCCGCATGAGCGGCGGCATCGGACTCGCGCCGACCGTGCTCGGAAACAACGTCTTCAGCCCGAACACCGACGTCTCGCTGACGAGCAGCCTCGGGCTCGCGTGGAGGGCTTCCATCGACGGGGTCGTGCCGCTCTGGACCTTCGGCAAGATCACGAATCTGTGGGAGGCGGCCGAGGCGAACGTGAAGGTGAACCAGGCGAACGTCGAGAAGGAGCGCGACGCCGTGCGCTTCGACGTACGCCGGGCCTATTTCGGCCTGCAGCTCGCGCGGGACGGGGCGCTGCTCCTCAAGGACGTGCGCGGCGCGATCGACAAGGCCGTGAGCAAGATGAAGGAGGCCGTCGAGGAGGACGACGCCGATCCGATCGAGCTCTTCAAGCTGCAGACGTACACGGCCGAGCTCGACGTGCGCGAGGCGGAGGTCGCGCGGTACACGACGGTGGCGCTCGCGGGGCTCCGGTTCTTCACGGGGATCCGGGACCTCGATATCCCGGACGCGCCGCTCAAGCCGCCGAAGCACAAGCTCGGGCACGTCTCGCGGTACCTCACGGCGGCGCGGCTCCACCGGCCGGAGCTGGCGATGGCGCGGGCCGGGGTGCAGGCGCGGCGCGCGCAGGTCGAGGTCGCGCGGGCGCAGCTCTTCCCCGATATCGGCCTCGGGCTGAACGCGGGATACGCGCGGGCGCCCGAGGTGGCGAACCAGATCAACCCGTTCGGCGCGGATACGGCGAACTTCTTCTGGTACGGCGCGGCCGTCGTCTTCCAGTGGAAGCTCGATTTCCTGCCGCAATCGGCGCGTATCGATTTCGCCAAGTCGCAGCTCGAGGAGATGCGCGCGACGGAGAAACTCGCGCTCGGCGGCGCGGGCGTCGAGGTGGAGACGGCCTATGCCGAGGTCGTCGACTGGCAGAAGCGCGTGGATGCGTATTCGAAGGCGGTCTCGTATGCCCGCAAGTGGATGATCACGGTGCAGCAGGGCATCGACGTGGGGACCCGCGAGGAGAAAGACGTCCTCGACCCGGCGAAGGCGTACGCGACGAACCGGTTCAACCTGATGAACGCGACGATGGAGCTCGACCTCGCCATGAGCAAGCTCGCCAAAGCGACCGGCTGGGACGCGATCGCGCCCGACGGGCTCTGA
- a CDS encoding serine/threonine-protein kinase, producing MAPIRPEQAPADAPADVPAFRPGTIVDGRYRVLRLIGGGGNGLVHEVEHVRTGQRLALKSLLDPTTYQRLEQEARATSLLKSPRAVKIVDMGMSPSEGPYLVMELLAGQSLRELLHDAGQLPLELTVNVALQVGECLAEAHTHGIVHRDLKPDNIHLGPGPSPGVYDVKLLDFGIVKIASDAPVPGGSLTRTGSTVGTPYYMSLEQLRNPSGVDGRSDLYSLGVVLYECLTGRKPYDADTIGDLVFALCSGPPTDIARLRPDLPQPVCKAIMRALAPDRDDRQGSVLELCRDLAPFGDRSLSAWMHEPPRASTPEPPRPSHAGPFQGGAPTPSGVRPIHNSDATQAFPLPEGALPPVDELTPALPSSPGDAPEEAPAAEERRDTPTTFYVKPDLPERAPDSEKTRMLEPSRGQHQYAIPSENIDDPPTAPVKPGDLAAAKGRFAPNAYAKTAPLDTSQFPELQNLPPPGQFGPPNPGGSGVFGAPTPTASGVYAAPPGGMPPGMFRPPPMPGQLMTSQSNLPAVNIPGTTGPLPMGSNMPPAWMARPGQGAPPPAPAGGLGQLMHFWQNAPPRTQLAIAVGSASGLVALLLILLWILVR from the coding sequence ATGGCCCCCATTCGCCCCGAGCAAGCTCCGGCAGATGCACCGGCCGACGTCCCCGCGTTCCGTCCCGGCACCATCGTGGACGGTCGCTACCGCGTCCTCCGGCTCATCGGAGGCGGCGGCAACGGCCTCGTCCACGAGGTCGAGCACGTCCGCACCGGCCAGCGCCTGGCCCTCAAATCCCTGCTCGATCCGACCACGTACCAGCGCCTGGAGCAGGAGGCGCGCGCGACGAGCCTGCTGAAGAGCCCGCGCGCGGTGAAGATCGTCGACATGGGCATGAGCCCGTCCGAGGGCCCGTACCTCGTGATGGAGCTGCTCGCCGGCCAGAGCCTGCGCGAGCTGCTGCACGACGCCGGGCAGCTCCCGCTCGAGCTCACGGTGAACGTCGCGCTGCAGGTCGGCGAGTGCCTCGCCGAGGCACACACGCACGGCATCGTCCACCGCGACCTCAAGCCCGACAACATCCACCTCGGGCCCGGCCCGAGCCCGGGCGTCTACGACGTCAAGCTCCTCGACTTCGGCATCGTCAAGATCGCCAGCGACGCGCCCGTCCCCGGCGGCTCGCTCACGCGCACCGGCTCGACCGTCGGCACGCCGTACTACATGAGCCTCGAGCAGCTCCGGAACCCGTCCGGGGTCGACGGACGCAGCGATCTCTACTCGCTCGGCGTCGTGCTCTACGAGTGCTTGACCGGCCGCAAGCCCTACGACGCGGACACCATCGGCGACCTCGTCTTCGCCCTCTGCTCGGGCCCTCCGACGGACATCGCGCGGCTGCGCCCCGATCTGCCGCAGCCCGTCTGCAAGGCGATCATGCGCGCGCTCGCGCCCGATCGCGACGACCGGCAAGGCAGCGTGCTCGAGCTCTGCCGCGACCTCGCGCCCTTCGGCGATCGCTCCCTCTCGGCGTGGATGCACGAGCCGCCGCGCGCCTCCACGCCCGAGCCGCCGCGCCCCTCGCACGCGGGCCCGTTCCAGGGCGGCGCGCCCACGCCCTCGGGCGTGCGGCCGATCCACAACAGCGACGCGACGCAAGCGTTCCCCCTGCCCGAAGGCGCCCTGCCCCCGGTCGACGAGCTCACGCCGGCGCTGCCGTCGAGCCCGGGAGACGCGCCCGAGGAGGCCCCCGCCGCCGAGGAGCGCCGCGACACACCCACGACGTTCTACGTAAAACCCGATCTGCCCGAGCGCGCGCCCGACAGCGAAAAGACGCGCATGCTCGAGCCGAGCCGCGGGCAACACCAGTACGCCATCCCGTCAGAGAACATCGACGACCCGCCGACAGCGCCGGTCAAACCGGGGGACCTCGCGGCCGCGAAGGGCAGGTTCGCGCCGAACGCCTACGCGAAGACGGCGCCGCTCGACACGAGCCAGTTCCCCGAGCTCCAGAACCTGCCGCCGCCGGGCCAGTTCGGCCCGCCAAACCCTGGCGGGTCCGGGGTCTTCGGCGCGCCGACGCCGACCGCGTCCGGCGTGTACGCCGCGCCTCCCGGCGGAATGCCGCCGGGCATGTTCCGCCCGCCGCCCATGCCGGGCCAGCTCATGACCTCGCAGAGCAACCTGCCCGCCGTGAACATCCCCGGCACGACGGGCCCCTTGCCCATGGGCTCGAACATGCCCCCCGCCTGGATGGCGCGGCCCGGCCAGGGCGCGCCGCCGCCGGCGCCCGCGGGCGGGCTCGGTCAGCTCATGCATTTCTGGCAGAATGCGCCGCCGCGCACGCAGCTCGCCATTGCGGTGGGCAGCGCGAGCGGGCTCGTCGCGCTGCTGCTGATCCTGCTCTGGATCCTGGTTCGTTGA
- a CDS encoding pentapeptide repeat-containing protein, whose amino-acid sequence MSIRSYREWTRDEAGRRALAFGQGVEAAARFFDEAGPFVEARFHVTSIHPDAPVAWDHGFVLRLFDEAVLDCEAPAGETFGYENTPLVREFKSLWEMKLELPKKPPVLVVEVLAKERGPSRNRNPMGDTAEIVAFLPKRLAPNISKLGQFDSRAWSGPTWRDCQDDPRTKRPRFAQVFPVRRSFVSDGALESVVAIAPRAEGGVYVLNRHALVAVSPGGEVSKVLDIGPASGGAVAASMVVDGAGNVWIGTGKGLLLREPSGEVKRFGAQHGIKSALGVAIAPDGRVFVGGKEGLFVRAEAEGAWSLVHPDLDGEEIGAVYAGEDGTIWTTGHKAVHRVRPDGTVDKLGRRQGVVSTVRLIPLPDGTAWVVPSLGPVLRVAATAPSAMPCPIAQNLAPEGLYHGFVGKDGTRLVVTRSAHVIRIAEGAVPRYFVFENTCKEIRKETMWFPHVCLSNEGDLYVTTGKVLSVARAGDLAAAGQGTPINADLPHFAHIEPILLRPGSGQASGGDVVDFNGRTVVLTGTLGSMTRAEAEKLLVARGAVLSDSISKKTHYLIAGSKAGSKLAKAEQLGVKVLGEDALLALNRKKAPSELFPMSDQPGGPTANLARDLMRRLAESSAPMTKEQWKKILTKHKKFLNAGGGGGAFHSLEASGMVMAVYADAGGADRDDQASLQRQRFPADFDAKKAHLPWASGVAMIAEKVDFSGANLSHGNYTDAFMAGARFDGANLSSSDFSRTDFSGASFRDADLRSADFENADLTGADFTGAKLAGARFPGAKLAGVIV is encoded by the coding sequence GTGAGCATTCGGTCCTATCGGGAGTGGACGCGCGACGAGGCCGGGCGGCGGGCCCTCGCGTTCGGGCAGGGCGTCGAGGCGGCGGCGCGCTTCTTCGACGAGGCCGGGCCCTTCGTGGAGGCTCGATTCCACGTGACGAGTATCCACCCCGACGCGCCGGTCGCCTGGGATCACGGCTTCGTGCTGCGGCTCTTCGACGAGGCCGTCCTCGATTGCGAGGCGCCCGCGGGGGAGACGTTCGGGTACGAGAACACGCCTCTCGTCCGGGAGTTCAAGTCCCTCTGGGAGATGAAGCTCGAGCTCCCGAAGAAGCCGCCGGTCCTCGTCGTCGAGGTCCTGGCCAAGGAGCGGGGGCCTTCGCGCAATCGCAATCCGATGGGAGATACGGCGGAGATCGTCGCGTTCCTCCCGAAGCGCCTCGCGCCGAACATCTCGAAGCTCGGGCAATTCGACTCGCGCGCCTGGTCCGGGCCGACGTGGCGTGATTGTCAGGACGATCCCCGGACGAAACGCCCCCGGTTCGCGCAGGTTTTTCCTGTCCGTCGCTCGTTCGTCTCGGATGGGGCGCTGGAGTCCGTCGTCGCGATCGCGCCCCGCGCCGAGGGCGGCGTGTACGTGCTGAATCGGCACGCGCTCGTCGCGGTCTCGCCGGGCGGCGAGGTCTCGAAGGTGCTCGACATCGGGCCTGCGAGCGGGGGCGCGGTCGCTGCGTCGATGGTGGTGGATGGGGCGGGGAACGTCTGGATCGGCACGGGCAAGGGATTGCTCCTGCGCGAGCCCTCGGGCGAAGTGAAGCGTTTCGGCGCACAGCACGGGATCAAGAGCGCGCTCGGCGTGGCGATCGCGCCGGATGGGCGGGTCTTCGTCGGCGGAAAGGAAGGGCTCTTCGTCCGCGCGGAGGCCGAGGGCGCGTGGTCGCTCGTCCATCCGGATCTCGACGGCGAGGAGATCGGCGCCGTGTATGCGGGGGAGGACGGCACGATCTGGACGACGGGCCATAAAGCGGTCCACAGGGTTCGTCCCGATGGAACGGTCGACAAGCTCGGCAGGCGGCAAGGTGTTGTTTCTACCGTGCGATTGATCCCGCTCCCGGACGGCACGGCCTGGGTGGTCCCGTCGCTCGGCCCCGTCCTCCGCGTCGCCGCGACCGCCCCGAGCGCGATGCCCTGCCCGATCGCGCAAAACCTGGCGCCGGAGGGCCTCTACCATGGGTTTGTCGGCAAGGACGGGACGCGGCTCGTCGTCACGCGCAGCGCGCACGTGATCCGGATCGCCGAGGGCGCGGTCCCGCGCTATTTCGTATTCGAGAACACCTGCAAGGAGATCCGCAAAGAGACGATGTGGTTCCCCCACGTATGCCTTTCGAATGAGGGGGACCTCTACGTCACGACGGGGAAGGTGCTCTCGGTCGCGCGGGCCGGCGATCTCGCCGCGGCGGGGCAGGGGACGCCGATCAACGCGGATCTGCCGCATTTCGCGCACATCGAGCCGATCCTGCTCCGGCCCGGGAGCGGCCAGGCGTCGGGCGGGGACGTGGTCGATTTCAATGGGAGGACCGTGGTGCTCACGGGCACGCTGGGGTCGATGACGCGCGCCGAGGCGGAGAAATTGCTCGTGGCGCGCGGGGCCGTGCTCTCGGATTCGATCAGCAAGAAGACCCATTACCTCATCGCCGGGAGCAAGGCCGGGAGCAAGCTCGCGAAGGCCGAGCAGCTCGGCGTGAAGGTGCTCGGGGAGGACGCGCTGCTCGCCTTGAACCGGAAAAAAGCGCCGTCCGAGCTCTTCCCGATGTCCGATCAGCCTGGCGGGCCGACGGCGAACCTCGCGCGTGACCTCATGCGCAGGCTCGCGGAGTCGAGCGCGCCGATGACGAAGGAGCAGTGGAAGAAGATCCTCACGAAACACAAGAAGTTCTTGAATGCAGGCGGCGGGGGCGGGGCGTTCCATTCGCTGGAGGCGAGTGGCATGGTCATGGCCGTGTACGCCGACGCGGGCGGAGCAGACCGTGACGATCAGGCGAGCTTGCAGCGTCAAAGGTTCCCGGCCGATTTCGACGCGAAGAAGGCCCACCTACCCTGGGCGAGCGGCGTCGCCATGATCGCGGAGAAGGTCGATTTCTCCGGGGCGAACCTCTCGCACGGCAATTACACGGACGCCTTCATGGCCGGCGCGCGCTTCGACGGGGCGAACCTGTCGAGCTCGGATTTTTCACGCACGGATTTCTCCGGCGCGAGCTTCCGTGACGCGGATCTGAGGAGCGCGGATTTCGAGAACGCCGACCTCACGGGCGCGGATTTCACCGGCGCGAAGCTCGCCGGCGCGCGTTTCCCGGGCGCGAAGCTCGCCGGCGTGATCGTGTGA
- a CDS encoding acyl-CoA dehydrogenase family protein: MVDFSLSEEHKGLIETARRFTKERITPIAAACDHESRFPMEVFREAWEIGLVNPTVPAEYGGSGMGELENAIITEELAYGCTGIQTSLLANGLALTPIKLGGSEEQKKKYLGMLTSEPVMASYATSEPDAGSDVAGIKTRFAQHGDDYVLNGQKCWITNASYARFYVIFATTNPDLRHKGIAAFIVDRDTPGVRVGKKEDKLGQRASDTAQVFLEDVVVPKANLLAPEGKGFKLAMETFNQTRPDIGAGATGLMRRCLDECVAYAKERKTFGTPIANHQLVQWMIAEMAIRVEATRLLYQKAAWNLDHGVRDPIVSSFAKAYGADSAMQTAVDAVQVFGGNGYVKEYPVEKLMRDAKVLQIYEGTSQIQRLVIAKQLFG; the protein is encoded by the coding sequence GTGGTGGATTTCTCGCTGTCCGAAGAGCACAAGGGTCTCATCGAGACCGCCCGCCGCTTCACGAAGGAGCGGATCACCCCGATCGCGGCCGCGTGTGATCACGAGTCCCGCTTCCCGATGGAGGTCTTCCGCGAGGCGTGGGAGATCGGCCTCGTCAACCCGACGGTCCCGGCGGAGTACGGCGGCTCGGGCATGGGCGAGCTCGAGAACGCGATCATCACGGAGGAGCTCGCGTACGGGTGCACGGGCATCCAGACGAGCCTGCTCGCGAACGGCCTCGCCCTCACGCCGATCAAGCTCGGCGGCAGCGAGGAGCAAAAGAAGAAGTACCTCGGCATGCTGACGAGCGAGCCGGTGATGGCGAGTTACGCGACGAGCGAGCCCGACGCGGGCAGCGACGTGGCCGGCATCAAGACGCGCTTCGCGCAGCACGGCGACGACTACGTGCTGAACGGGCAGAAGTGCTGGATCACGAACGCGAGTTACGCGCGGTTCTACGTGATCTTCGCGACGACCAACCCCGACCTCCGGCACAAGGGCATCGCGGCGTTCATCGTCGATCGCGACACGCCCGGCGTCCGCGTGGGCAAGAAGGAGGACAAACTCGGGCAACGCGCGAGCGACACGGCGCAGGTCTTCCTCGAGGACGTGGTCGTGCCGAAGGCGAACCTGCTCGCGCCCGAGGGCAAGGGCTTCAAGCTCGCGATGGAGACGTTCAACCAGACGCGCCCCGACATCGGCGCGGGCGCGACGGGCCTGATGCGCCGCTGCCTCGACGAGTGCGTGGCCTACGCGAAGGAGCGCAAGACCTTCGGCACGCCCATCGCGAACCACCAGCTCGTGCAGTGGATGATTGCGGAGATGGCGATCCGCGTGGAGGCGACGCGGCTGCTCTACCAGAAGGCCGCGTGGAACCTCGACCACGGCGTGCGTGACCCGATCGTCTCGAGCTTCGCCAAGGCCTACGGCGCCGACAGCGCGATGCAGACGGCGGTCGACGCGGTGCAGGTCTTCGGCGGCAACGGGTACGTGAAGGAGTACCCCGTCGAGAAGCTCATGCGGGACGCGAAGGTGCTGCAGATCTACGAAGGCACGAGCCAGATCCAGCGGCTCGTGATCGCCAAGCAGCTCTTCGGCTGA
- a CDS encoding PEGA domain-containing protein yields the protein MTMRRGRWWAAGLLVTGVWTSTPSVWAQGAPGKAATPDKGAAAAPATPTPTPAPSPADADKESARLFEDAKKAHKAFQWDKARDAALAAFKLKPDPAYGLILGQSELQTGKPRDAAEHLELFVREAKSATAIEKQTAQKLLDDAKLKLGTLIIKVNVEGADVSIDGKAVGRSPLVAPLFVDPGSHEVEVKKFGFDPGKELLAVAPATESEMEFALAALPAEPETKQPEPPKKEEPKPPPLPSPKWRTYGMIGGAGLTVIGLGLGVGLTMMANGKSDEADQQLALLRQTTPTTSGLCGAGGFAPNAAGCAKLKDTLSSQDAYTNGAMVGYVIGGVAAIGTLGLFLLPRTPFGRKMMGVNVVPVVGGGQTGGMVVGSF from the coding sequence ATGACGATGCGACGAGGGCGATGGTGGGCCGCGGGCCTGCTCGTGACGGGCGTTTGGACCAGCACGCCGTCCGTATGGGCGCAGGGCGCTCCGGGCAAGGCGGCGACGCCGGACAAAGGCGCCGCGGCGGCGCCCGCGACGCCGACGCCGACCCCCGCGCCTTCGCCGGCCGACGCGGACAAGGAGTCGGCGCGCCTCTTCGAGGACGCGAAGAAGGCGCACAAGGCGTTCCAGTGGGACAAGGCGCGTGACGCCGCGCTCGCCGCGTTCAAGCTGAAGCCCGATCCGGCGTACGGCCTGATCCTGGGCCAGTCGGAGCTACAGACGGGCAAGCCGCGTGACGCGGCCGAGCACCTCGAGCTCTTCGTGCGCGAGGCGAAGTCGGCGACGGCGATCGAGAAGCAGACGGCGCAGAAGCTGCTCGACGACGCGAAGCTGAAGCTCGGCACGTTGATCATCAAGGTCAACGTCGAGGGCGCGGACGTGTCGATCGACGGCAAGGCGGTGGGTCGTTCGCCGCTCGTGGCGCCGCTCTTCGTGGATCCGGGGAGCCACGAGGTCGAGGTGAAGAAGTTCGGCTTCGACCCGGGCAAGGAGCTGCTCGCGGTGGCGCCGGCGACGGAGAGCGAGATGGAGTTCGCGCTCGCGGCGCTGCCCGCGGAGCCGGAGACGAAGCAGCCGGAGCCGCCGAAGAAGGAGGAGCCGAAGCCGCCGCCGCTGCCGTCGCCGAAGTGGCGGACGTACGGGATGATCGGCGGCGCGGGGCTCACGGTGATCGGCCTCGGGCTCGGCGTGGGTCTGACGATGATGGCGAACGGCAAGAGTGACGAGGCGGATCAGCAGCTCGCGCTCCTGCGGCAGACGACGCCGACGACGTCGGGGCTGTGTGGCGCGGGGGGATTCGCGCCGAACGCGGCGGGCTGCGCGAAGCTGAAAGACACCTTGTCATCGCAGGACGCGTATACGAACGGCGCGATGGTGGGGTACGTGATTGGCGGCGTGGCGGCGATCGGCACGCTGGGGTTGTTCTTGCTGCCGCGCACGCCCTTTGGGCGCAAGATGATGGGCGTCAACGTCGTCCCGGTGGTCGGCGGCGGCCAGACGGGCGGCATGGTGGTCGGCTCGTTCTGA